A DNA window from Akkermansiaceae bacterium contains the following coding sequences:
- a CDS encoding metallophosphoesterase, with protein sequence MRPLLFSAFIILPLHAATEFGTIRVRQNNGGNESSSVTLTQAAGGSSSNLVTGGNRGDYNVNLKNTNDPAAGVLISCTAQTIRDDSAVGGPAAGPHHATTAIQTSGTRYYIPVFRSPEGDEANIDVSFVFLPYDTWLGGVAENAENGGNISKLTASPGLTLGTHFTDSTTTEGIYQLRLSPLVANASQNGILLVSGAKNEDNYALSKANTDGTFTIYCHDNGVNGTAYENDPVAFAYLPVSAVGTNRLVAMGRVNGNATTDISGGSFTVTKGGTGQWYIQIPGHSATTGVLIVSPEGGASNNADNIVSAEWDGDNGRWIVESRDLPDVPLQNMSSATEDAFSFAFFSTTANAGTPPTVSLTAPANNTTVRQGTAVTLSATATDDSGVSMVRFYDGEKLISEDRTAPYQFVWSNPPLGFHPINARATDNQGLVTRSSTANLSVTPAPGTGGLFFDGYNDYVNLGKPAAHQLTKFTVECWFRREPGGVSVNSGGLQAIPLIAKGRSDGTGSDFFLGIDEDSGKLAADFKDAAVGENHPLIGSTELTHGVWYHAAASFDGSAWKLYLNGNLEAEGDTGNQAPSPDADRNTTYGSAMNASGTPAGFFLGMMDEVRVWNRARTQAEIRGGMNAAPPSTTGLVTRHSAEEASGTTLTDGSGSGVTGTLTNGVFRTQGAPFNLNVPPDIEPATPTDQQAGVIHDPALTVTTTDPDNSSLTVRWFGRETDGGPLSDFSVVALPDTQWYSENEGGNLAAIFSAQTDWIVAQRNALKIAAVLHLGDITQNGDNPSTSTEQWNNASNAMYRLENPLTTMLPHGIPYSMAVGNHDQTPIGNADGTTTGFNRFFGVHPTTGLNHFRNKPYYGGTSVPDSADNNYITFTAGGLDFIVITFEYDTTPDAEDMAWADALLKSHPNHCGIITTHWTVGTGNPASFSPQGQAIYDALKGNPNLILMHGGHIAGEGRRSDTYQGRTVHSLLADYQSREKGGNGWLRILTFRPSLNRVEVQTYSPTLNRYETDADSRFNLDVDLSGRGRPFVELGSRTVAPGTSSLTWTGRAPATRYEWYAEVSDGKSVTRTPVRTFTTGGTQFPPSVSFTAPANGASFAQGTPVTLQVNATDSDGTVARVRYFSGTTPIGEATVAPFTFIWNDAPQGIHTLIARATDNSGLETAAMPVEIEVTAAPTVTLTTTDGDAGEFGPDRSLAFQVARTGSLTGDLDVRYTLSGTASPVVDFTALPGMVRIPSGQADAAITTTVLPDDLAEGPETLILTLSPNAAYVTGTPSSAQAVIRDRPLGAWLHARGQTAHTGDRDGNGSPDLIDYYTGSISGIRTISATGGVFTATFPRSKAAEDVTGEIQWSSDLVTWRTSGQGDGTRTATITTRTVSTPDADPETVEATLTITAGPPADTIFLRLAVRP encoded by the coding sequence ATGCGGCCCCTCCTTTTCTCCGCCTTCATCATCCTGCCCCTGCATGCAGCCACCGAGTTCGGCACCATCCGGGTGAGGCAGAACAACGGCGGGAACGAATCCTCCTCCGTCACGCTCACCCAGGCAGCGGGGGGATCGTCGTCCAACCTCGTCACCGGCGGGAACCGCGGCGACTACAACGTCAACCTGAAGAACACGAACGACCCCGCGGCGGGCGTCCTCATCTCCTGCACGGCGCAGACCATCCGGGATGACAGCGCGGTCGGCGGCCCGGCCGCAGGCCCGCACCACGCCACCACCGCCATCCAGACTTCCGGCACCCGCTACTACATCCCCGTCTTCCGCTCCCCGGAGGGCGATGAGGCGAACATCGACGTCTCCTTCGTCTTCCTGCCCTATGACACGTGGCTCGGCGGCGTGGCGGAGAATGCGGAGAACGGTGGCAACATCAGCAAGCTGACCGCCTCCCCCGGCCTCACCCTGGGCACCCATTTCACGGACTCCACCACGACGGAGGGGATCTACCAGCTACGGCTTTCGCCGTTGGTGGCGAACGCATCCCAGAACGGCATCCTGTTGGTCTCCGGCGCGAAGAACGAGGACAACTACGCGCTTTCCAAGGCGAACACCGACGGCACCTTCACCATCTACTGCCATGACAACGGGGTGAACGGCACGGCCTATGAGAATGATCCCGTCGCCTTCGCCTACCTGCCCGTTTCCGCCGTGGGCACCAACCGCCTGGTCGCGATGGGACGCGTGAATGGCAATGCGACCACGGACATCTCCGGTGGCAGCTTCACCGTCACAAAGGGCGGCACCGGCCAGTGGTACATCCAGATCCCCGGCCACAGCGCGACGACCGGCGTGCTGATCGTCAGTCCGGAGGGCGGCGCGTCCAACAACGCGGACAACATCGTATCCGCGGAGTGGGATGGCGACAATGGCCGCTGGATCGTGGAAAGCCGCGACCTCCCGGACGTCCCGCTTCAGAACATGAGCTCCGCCACGGAGGATGCGTTCAGCTTCGCTTTCTTCTCGACCACCGCGAATGCCGGCACACCGCCGACCGTTTCCCTCACCGCCCCGGCGAACAACACCACCGTCCGGCAAGGCACCGCGGTCACGCTCTCCGCCACCGCCACGGATGACAGCGGCGTATCGATGGTCCGCTTTTACGATGGCGAGAAGCTCATCTCGGAGGACCGCACCGCGCCGTACCAGTTCGTGTGGAGCAATCCGCCGCTCGGCTTCCACCCCATCAACGCAAGGGCTACGGACAACCAGGGACTGGTCACCCGTTCCTCCACCGCGAACCTTTCCGTCACCCCGGCACCGGGCACCGGCGGACTGTTCTTCGACGGCTACAACGACTACGTGAACCTCGGCAAACCGGCCGCCCACCAGCTCACGAAATTCACGGTCGAATGCTGGTTCCGCCGCGAGCCGGGCGGCGTTTCCGTGAACAGCGGCGGCTTGCAAGCCATACCGCTGATCGCGAAGGGCCGCTCCGACGGCACCGGCAGCGACTTTTTCCTGGGCATCGATGAGGACAGCGGAAAGCTGGCCGCGGATTTCAAGGACGCCGCCGTGGGCGAAAACCATCCGCTCATCGGCAGCACGGAACTCACCCATGGCGTGTGGTACCATGCGGCGGCCAGCTTCGACGGCAGCGCGTGGAAACTCTACCTGAACGGCAACCTGGAGGCGGAGGGCGACACCGGCAACCAGGCCCCATCCCCGGACGCCGACCGCAACACCACCTACGGCAGCGCCATGAACGCGTCCGGCACCCCGGCGGGATTCTTCCTCGGCATGATGGATGAAGTGCGCGTCTGGAACCGCGCGCGCACCCAGGCGGAGATCCGCGGCGGCATGAACGCCGCGCCACCCTCCACCACCGGACTGGTGACACGCCACTCCGCGGAGGAAGCCTCCGGCACCACCCTCACGGACGGCAGCGGCTCCGGCGTGACCGGCACCCTCACCAACGGCGTGTTCCGCACACAGGGCGCGCCTTTCAACCTCAACGTCCCGCCGGACATCGAGCCGGCCACGCCCACCGACCAGCAGGCCGGCGTGATCCATGACCCGGCGCTGACCGTCACCACCACGGACCCTGACAACAGTTCGCTGACCGTGCGCTGGTTCGGCCGGGAGACGGACGGCGGCCCGCTTTCCGACTTCTCCGTCGTCGCCCTGCCGGACACGCAGTGGTATTCGGAAAACGAGGGCGGGAATCTGGCAGCGATCTTTTCCGCGCAGACGGACTGGATCGTCGCGCAGCGCAACGCGCTGAAAATCGCGGCCGTGCTCCACCTGGGGGACATCACCCAGAACGGCGACAACCCGTCCACCTCCACGGAACAATGGAACAACGCCTCCAACGCGATGTACCGGCTGGAGAATCCGCTGACCACCATGCTGCCCCACGGCATCCCCTACTCCATGGCGGTGGGCAACCATGACCAGACGCCCATCGGCAATGCGGACGGCACCACCACGGGCTTCAACCGCTTTTTCGGCGTCCATCCCACCACAGGGCTGAACCATTTCCGGAACAAGCCCTACTACGGCGGCACCTCCGTCCCGGACAGCGCGGACAACAACTACATCACCTTCACCGCGGGCGGCCTGGATTTCATCGTCATCACCTTCGAGTATGACACCACACCGGACGCGGAGGACATGGCGTGGGCGGACGCGTTGCTGAAGTCCCACCCGAACCACTGCGGCATCATCACCACCCACTGGACGGTGGGCACCGGAAATCCGGCCTCCTTCAGCCCGCAGGGCCAGGCCATCTATGACGCGCTGAAGGGCAACCCGAACCTCATCCTCATGCACGGCGGCCACATCGCCGGGGAGGGGCGCCGCTCGGACACCTACCAGGGCCGCACCGTCCACTCCCTGCTGGCGGACTATCAGAGCCGCGAAAAGGGCGGCAACGGCTGGCTGCGCATCCTCACCTTCCGCCCGTCCCTCAACCGCGTGGAGGTGCAGACCTACTCCCCCACGCTCAACCGCTATGAGACGGACGCGGACAGCCGCTTCAACCTGGATGTGGACCTCTCCGGACGCGGACGGCCCTTCGTGGAGCTGGGAAGCCGCACCGTCGCCCCCGGCACGTCCTCCCTCACCTGGACCGGCCGCGCCCCCGCCACCCGCTACGAATGGTATGCGGAGGTGAGCGACGGGAAAAGCGTGACCCGCACGCCCGTGCGGACCTTCACCACCGGCGGCACGCAGTTCCCGCCCAGCGTCTCCTTCACCGCCCCGGCGAACGGCGCGTCCTTCGCGCAGGGAACCCCGGTCACGCTGCAGGTGAATGCCACCGACAGCGACGGCACCGTGGCCCGCGTGCGCTACTTTTCCGGCACCACCCCCATCGGTGAGGCGACCGTGGCTCCCTTCACCTTCATCTGGAACGACGCGCCCCAGGGCATCCACACGCTCATCGCCCGGGCCACGGACAACAGCGGGCTGGAGACCGCCGCCATGCCCGTGGAGATCGAAGTGACCGCCGCGCCGACCGTGACGCTCACCACCACGGACGGCGATGCGGGCGAGTTCGGGCCGGACCGTTCGCTGGCCTTCCAGGTGGCACGGACCGGCTCCCTCACCGGAGATCTGGATGTCCGCTACACCCTTTCCGGAACCGCCTCCCCGGTGGTGGACTTCACCGCGCTGCCGGGAATGGTCCGCATCCCGTCCGGACAGGCGGACGCGGCCATCACCACCACCGTCCTGCCGGATGACCTGGCGGAAGGCCCGGAAACCCTCATTCTCACCCTGTCCCCGAACGCCGCCTACGTGACGGGCACACCGTCTTCCGCCCAGGCCGTCATCCGCGACCGACCGCTGGGCGCGTGGCTCCATGCCCGCGGGCAGACCGCCCACACGGGCGACCGGGATGGCAACGGCTCGCCGGACCTCATCGACTACTATACAGGCAGTATCTCCGGCATACGCACCATTTCCGCCACCGGCGGCGTCTTCACCGCCACCTTCCCCCGCTCGAAGGCGGCGGAGGACGTGACCGGGGAGATCCAGTGGTCGTCCGATCTGGTGACATGGCGGACCTCCGGGCAAGGGGACGGCACCCGCACCGCGACCATCACCACCCGCACGGTCTCCACCCCGGATGCCGATCCGGAAACCGTGGAGGCCACCCTCACCATCACCGCCGGCCCACCCGCCGACACCATTTTCCTCCGCCTGGCAGTCCGCCCATGA
- a CDS encoding DNRLRE domain-containing protein, with translation MRSFQKYLYTALAAAVATGGAHAFSDPPVTINFQNGLDDYWGGFERRISTGTMRTPGALESAPVGSREIDGMESTGQAEFYVDGGANAFNDRGFAHILIRFDDLVGAGRIPAGAKITSAKLHVIQKTHGNAQSGDVFTVFRLARPFDSNSSSNVLENPEADFGADGIFGDVDWILGSFRPPNTATTAATVTADITRAVQSWVDGAPNNGIGIAPEQGTNAWSFHSSGSTQNLRPRLEVTYVTGTDVQAKDFQPGLNGYAGLEDMTLRTGGASILGKNAGTLGFDYPEPGTTQPDIPGLMRFSGPEVEALLNDRRVEKATFRLYTANVSNAQSPGPFTVHRLLVPFSETTVRGDFAPDTGGMIAAGQITPPIGTFTDLPQFRVVDMDVTAAVKAWGYGAPNHGLYIAAGTSDAWSVYSSTASQGTGANLIQRPGRQPSLSIVTSPRRPVEVTFPESDTRHTIGTPVTFQATATPIAPATITRVDFVVDGAVVGTDANAPYTFTYPADKLGNFVLIARMVGSDGVEVGSDNVNFSVVPPSGSGGLYFDGMADHVALGDPAELKLSTFTVETWFKRETKGITTTTGGVTGIPLVAKGRNQAENSTLDTNWFLGIREADGVLLGDYEALSGGANVPITGVTPVPYGQWNHAAMTFDGANFRLYLNGKLERIIATTVQPRADSIQHASIATAMDSNGLAEGFFGGYLDEVRIWNVARTSEQIRAKLNAEVTTETGLVARWGMTEGTGTTLTSSVTPAVIGNFSGSPVWASGAVFSNNELPTVVFTAPANGSTYATGQSVDVTVSAVDPDGTVAKVEFHDNGALAHTATAPPFTWPYTVLSGNRRLTAVITDNLGGVTTTDAGLLLAGTLTAPTIQGLSAGIIDGGDEEIFLGGTPKNPATWEVVSSTDAPLSFTNPGTTLGEIAVQVNGTGVPFNSGVLLTTNVVLDGNTASLDNLVPPYVSGGNYRVASWDNNGPGELEPLTTPESSSFAMGFFPYNKGWIGTTIAADGTVGAGAGALPAGVTVTNGAVGSYIIAGLPTDGNVIAVAAGQNSDDVATVRRSGSDFWEVLIRDNNQNAENASFTFLFIPSTSGSVLSGQIQNEAQVAGLNREAAMVGVNTRQTVQGYEITFGDGSVINPSNTALFITGDGGAGNGADNIYSYIANGNSFTVFSHDLPGLNGVFQAGGFRFLAVPLNPRVAGNDEVAVSVTKAFATEGVEGDNKLTFTVGRSGSTTAALNVNYTLGGTADAGTDYTTPAGVVTIPAGATSAVITIDVLEDQLLEADETVTVTLAAGGGYSLSPYVTSMGTIRNAASNLESTTLTFQQGLNDYTGTFQRRIVRGATIDSASNGDSNPNPNPELPDLVVQNYSMDGGVPDANDMLRFDNLIGSGPGQIPAGARILKAELSMLTVVAADAQSGGPYVVGRLTEAVSRDTTYSMVHGGAGDVVSGIRGIVDRENLSAGFGQVAQGEWGVADVTDILRGWVERGLPNHGFGLFSGGTSDAWNYCTIGNTTVANRPKLVVTYTTVATEEYNLVADRSALFNSRPGSSTFDGAELPDQGFLKTAPNDTQEAMLRFPVDFADGTVGSIPLDREIVKAELMVRTGGNFDSWTTGSASIHQVITPWTPATSYGVNGAQVGVNVAASSVAAKGMGNRSHSWVDVTHIVRNWRAGAANEGFNLKLSNAQNWGFHFPGDQNSAFVPILRITTDRGANIPVETPFEEWARLSDSAGILMTDDTDGDGILALVEYALGFSPKAHDTLPGVIRNGDTVSISFPKGTLAAGDGKISYEILGSTDLVDWTVETAATQTSTAITLSITESETKKFYRLRVVHTP, from the coding sequence ATGAGATCATTTCAAAAATACCTCTACACCGCGCTCGCGGCGGCTGTCGCCACCGGCGGTGCGCATGCTTTCAGTGATCCTCCAGTGACGATCAATTTCCAGAACGGTCTGGACGACTATTGGGGCGGTTTCGAGCGCCGCATCAGCACCGGAACCATGCGCACCCCTGGTGCCTTGGAGTCCGCACCCGTCGGCTCCCGTGAGATCGACGGCATGGAGTCCACCGGCCAGGCCGAGTTCTACGTGGACGGCGGAGCGAACGCGTTCAACGACCGCGGCTTCGCCCACATCCTGATCCGCTTCGACGATCTCGTGGGCGCCGGCAGGATCCCGGCCGGCGCGAAGATCACCAGCGCGAAGCTGCACGTCATCCAGAAGACGCACGGCAACGCGCAGAGCGGTGACGTTTTCACGGTCTTCCGCCTCGCCCGTCCTTTCGACAGCAACTCCAGCTCCAACGTGCTCGAGAACCCCGAGGCCGACTTCGGCGCGGACGGCATCTTCGGTGATGTGGACTGGATCCTCGGCAGCTTCCGCCCGCCGAACACCGCCACCACCGCCGCCACCGTGACCGCGGACATCACGCGCGCCGTGCAGTCCTGGGTTGATGGCGCGCCGAACAACGGCATCGGCATCGCGCCGGAGCAGGGCACCAATGCCTGGAGCTTCCACAGCTCCGGCTCCACCCAGAACCTGCGCCCCCGCCTGGAAGTCACCTATGTGACCGGCACGGACGTGCAGGCGAAGGACTTCCAGCCCGGCCTCAACGGCTACGCCGGCCTGGAGGACATGACGCTCCGCACGGGTGGTGCCTCCATCCTTGGCAAAAACGCGGGCACCCTTGGCTTCGACTATCCCGAGCCGGGAACGACCCAGCCCGACATTCCCGGCCTGATGCGTTTCAGCGGGCCGGAGGTTGAGGCGCTCCTCAACGACCGCCGCGTGGAAAAGGCGACTTTCCGCCTCTATACCGCGAACGTCAGTAACGCGCAGAGCCCCGGACCATTCACCGTCCACCGCCTGCTGGTCCCGTTCTCGGAAACGACGGTCCGCGGTGACTTCGCCCCGGACACCGGCGGAATGATCGCAGCAGGGCAGATCACCCCGCCCATCGGCACGTTCACGGATCTTCCCCAGTTCCGGGTGGTGGACATGGATGTGACGGCGGCAGTGAAAGCATGGGGCTACGGAGCGCCGAACCACGGCCTCTACATTGCCGCCGGAACCTCGGATGCCTGGAGCGTCTATAGCTCCACCGCTTCCCAGGGTACCGGTGCGAACCTGATCCAGAGGCCCGGCCGCCAGCCGTCGCTCTCGATCGTGACCAGTCCGCGCCGCCCGGTGGAGGTGACTTTCCCTGAGTCCGACACGCGCCACACCATCGGCACGCCGGTCACCTTCCAGGCCACCGCCACCCCCATCGCCCCGGCGACCATCACCCGCGTTGACTTCGTGGTGGACGGCGCCGTGGTCGGCACGGATGCCAATGCTCCCTACACCTTCACCTACCCGGCGGACAAGCTGGGCAACTTCGTCCTGATCGCCAGGATGGTGGGCAGCGATGGCGTGGAGGTTGGCAGTGACAACGTGAACTTCTCCGTCGTGCCTCCTTCCGGTTCGGGCGGATTGTATTTCGACGGCATGGCCGACCATGTCGCCCTCGGTGACCCGGCGGAACTGAAACTCTCCACCTTCACCGTGGAGACATGGTTCAAGCGCGAAACCAAGGGCATCACCACCACCACCGGTGGCGTGACCGGCATCCCGCTGGTGGCAAAGGGCCGCAACCAGGCGGAGAACTCCACGCTGGATACCAACTGGTTCCTCGGCATCCGTGAAGCGGACGGCGTCCTGCTGGGCGACTACGAGGCTCTCTCCGGCGGTGCCAACGTGCCGATCACCGGTGTGACCCCCGTGCCATACGGCCAGTGGAACCACGCGGCGATGACCTTCGACGGTGCGAACTTCCGCCTCTACCTCAACGGAAAGCTGGAGCGCATCATCGCCACCACCGTCCAGCCCCGTGCGGACAGCATCCAGCACGCGTCCATCGCCACGGCCATGGACTCCAACGGTCTCGCCGAGGGCTTCTTCGGTGGCTACCTCGACGAGGTCCGCATCTGGAACGTGGCCCGCACCAGCGAGCAGATCCGTGCGAAGCTGAACGCGGAAGTCACCACCGAGACCGGCCTCGTCGCCCGCTGGGGCATGACCGAGGGCACGGGGACCACGTTGACCAGCAGCGTGACACCCGCCGTCATCGGCAACTTCTCCGGTTCGCCCGTGTGGGCTTCCGGCGCGGTCTTCAGCAACAACGAGCTGCCCACCGTGGTCTTCACCGCTCCGGCCAATGGATCCACCTATGCCACCGGCCAGTCGGTGGATGTCACGGTTTCCGCCGTGGATCCGGATGGAACCGTCGCCAAGGTGGAGTTCCATGACAACGGCGCGCTCGCACACACCGCGACCGCCCCACCGTTCACCTGGCCTTACACCGTGCTGTCCGGCAACCGCCGCCTCACCGCGGTCATCACGGACAACCTCGGTGGAGTGACCACCACGGATGCCGGCCTGCTGCTCGCCGGCACCCTCACCGCACCGACCATCCAGGGACTCAGCGCGGGCATCATCGACGGTGGTGACGAGGAGATCTTCCTCGGCGGCACGCCGAAGAACCCCGCCACCTGGGAAGTGGTTTCCAGCACGGATGCTCCGCTGTCCTTCACCAATCCGGGCACCACGCTCGGTGAGATCGCCGTGCAGGTGAACGGTACCGGTGTTCCATTCAACTCCGGCGTCCTCCTCACCACCAACGTGGTGCTGGACGGCAACACCGCCTCGCTCGACAACCTCGTCCCTCCCTACGTCTCCGGTGGCAACTACCGCGTGGCGAGCTGGGACAACAACGGTCCGGGCGAACTGGAGCCGCTCACCACTCCGGAGTCCTCCTCCTTCGCGATGGGTTTCTTCCCCTACAACAAGGGCTGGATCGGCACCACCATCGCGGCGGACGGCACCGTCGGAGCCGGTGCGGGCGCACTGCCTGCCGGTGTGACGGTGACGAACGGAGCCGTCGGTTCCTACATCATCGCCGGTCTCCCGACCGATGGCAATGTCATCGCCGTGGCCGCCGGCCAGAACTCGGACGATGTGGCGACCGTGAGGCGCTCCGGCTCGGACTTCTGGGAGGTGCTCATCCGTGACAACAACCAGAACGCGGAGAACGCATCGTTCACCTTCCTCTTCATCCCCTCCACCTCCGGCAGCGTGTTGAGCGGGCAGATCCAGAATGAAGCGCAGGTCGCCGGCCTCAACCGCGAAGCGGCGATGGTGGGGGTGAATACCCGCCAGACCGTGCAGGGCTATGAGATCACCTTTGGTGACGGCAGCGTGATCAATCCTTCCAACACCGCCCTTTTCATCACTGGTGACGGTGGTGCGGGCAACGGTGCGGACAACATCTACTCCTACATCGCCAACGGTAACTCCTTCACGGTGTTCTCCCATGACCTGCCGGGCCTCAACGGTGTGTTCCAGGCCGGTGGCTTCCGCTTCCTGGCCGTGCCGCTCAACCCGCGCGTGGCTGGCAATGACGAAGTCGCCGTGAGCGTGACCAAGGCATTTGCCACGGAAGGCGTGGAGGGTGACAACAAGCTGACTTTCACCGTGGGCCGCTCCGGCTCCACCACGGCGGCGCTCAATGTGAACTACACCCTCGGCGGCACCGCGGACGCCGGAACCGACTACACCACCCCGGCCGGCGTGGTGACCATCCCCGCCGGTGCGACTTCCGCGGTCATCACCATCGATGTCCTCGAGGACCAGCTCCTGGAAGCCGATGAGACCGTCACCGTGACGCTCGCCGCGGGCGGTGGCTACTCGCTGAGCCCCTATGTCACGAGCATGGGCACCATCCGCAACGCCGCATCCAACCTGGAGAGCACCACGCTCACCTTCCAGCAGGGACTCAACGACTACACCGGCACCTTCCAGCGCCGCATCGTCCGCGGCGCCACGATCGACTCCGCATCGAACGGTGACAGCAACCCGAATCCGAATCCGGAACTGCCGGATCTGGTGGTGCAGAACTACTCGATGGACGGTGGCGTTCCGGACGCGAACGACATGCTCCGCTTCGACAACCTCATCGGCTCCGGCCCGGGCCAGATCCCGGCAGGCGCGCGTATCCTGAAGGCGGAGCTTTCCATGCTCACCGTGGTGGCTGCGGATGCCCAGTCCGGCGGCCCCTATGTGGTCGGCAGGCTGACCGAAGCGGTGAGCCGTGATACGACCTACTCCATGGTCCACGGCGGCGCAGGGGATGTCGTCAGCGGCATCCGCGGCATCGTGGACCGGGAAAACCTCTCCGCCGGCTTCGGCCAGGTGGCGCAGGGTGAGTGGGGTGTGGCGGATGTGACCGACATCCTCCGTGGATGGGTCGAGCGCGGCCTGCCGAACCATGGCTTCGGCCTGTTCTCCGGCGGCACCTCGGATGCCTGGAACTACTGCACCATCGGCAACACCACCGTGGCCAACCGCCCGAAACTGGTGGTCACCTACACCACCGTGGCGACCGAGGAATACAACCTCGTCGCGGACCGCAGCGCGCTGTTCAATTCCCGCCCCGGCAGCAGCACCTTCGATGGTGCGGAACTCCCGGACCAGGGATTCCTGAAAACCGCCCCGAACGACACGCAGGAGGCGATGCTCCGCTTCCCCGTGGACTTCGCCGACGGTACCGTTGGCTCCATCCCGCTCGACCGTGAGATCGTGAAAGCGGAGCTGATGGTCCGTACGGGTGGAAACTTCGACTCCTGGACGACAGGTTCCGCTTCGATCCACCAGGTGATCACCCCGTGGACGCCCGCCACCAGCTACGGCGTCAACGGCGCGCAGGTTGGCGTGAACGTCGCCGCCAGCTCCGTCGCCGCGAAGGGCATGGGTAACCGCAGCCACTCGTGGGTGGATGTGACCCACATCGTCCGCAACTGGCGGGCAGGTGCTGCGAACGAAGGCTTCAATCTGAAGCTGAGCAACGCGCAGAACTGGGGCTTTCACTTCCCGGGTGACCAGAACAGCGCCTTCGTGCCGATCCTCAGGATCACCACGGACCGCGGCGCCAACATTCCGGTGGAGACTCCGTTCGAGGAATGGGCCCGCCTTTCCGACTCCGCCGGCATCCTGATGACCGACGACACGGACGGCGACGGCATCCTGGCTCTGGTGGAGTATGCCCTGGGCTTCAGCCCGAAGGCACACGACACCCTCCCCGGCGTGATCCGCAACGGCGACACCGTCTCCATTTCCTTCCCGAAAGGCACCCTTGCCGCCGGTGACGGGAAGATCTCCTACGAGATCCTCGGCAGCACGGACCTGGTTGACTGGACGGTGGAAACGGCTGCCACCCAGACCTCAACCGCCATCACGCTCAGCATCACTGAGAGTGAGACGAAGAAATTCTACCGCCTGCGGGTGGTTCACACACCTTGA
- a CDS encoding sugar phosphate isomerase/epimerase — protein MTFPTDRFTGFADEASRDLDKQIQATKDIGWSNISARMVGSANIHDLPEDEFNRVADRLDEAGVRIPEFGSLLGSWGKKITSDFDITIGEIDRCIPRMKRLGTGIVRIMSYGQEPWGQDQQEQERVRRLREIVKRFEGEGLIAAHENCMNWGGFSASHTLQLLEEIPGMKLIFDTGNPMFQKDRSKAEPYPWQDPFEFWQAVREHVVHIHVKDSLNPVADDIEPEYTMPGEGKAKVREIIADALANGYQGYIAIEPHVATVFHAPDPTLVDWQQCYDSYVEYGRKMQKLVESL, from the coding sequence ATGACTTTCCCCACCGACCGATTCACCGGCTTCGCGGATGAAGCCTCCCGCGACCTCGACAAGCAGATCCAGGCCACCAAGGACATCGGCTGGAGCAATATTTCCGCCCGCATGGTGGGCAGCGCGAACATCCACGACCTGCCGGAAGACGAGTTCAACCGCGTGGCGGACCGCCTGGATGAGGCCGGCGTCCGCATCCCGGAGTTCGGCTCGCTGCTGGGGAGCTGGGGCAAGAAGATCACGAGCGACTTCGACATCACCATCGGTGAGATCGACCGCTGCATCCCGCGCATGAAGCGGCTGGGCACGGGCATCGTCCGCATCATGTCCTACGGCCAGGAGCCATGGGGCCAGGACCAGCAGGAACAGGAACGCGTCCGCCGCCTGCGGGAGATCGTGAAGCGTTTCGAGGGCGAAGGCCTCATCGCCGCCCATGAGAACTGCATGAACTGGGGCGGCTTTTCCGCCAGCCACACGCTGCAGCTCCTGGAGGAGATCCCGGGCATGAAGCTGATCTTCGACACCGGCAACCCGATGTTCCAGAAGGACCGCTCGAAGGCCGAGCCATATCCGTGGCAGGATCCGTTCGAGTTCTGGCAAGCCGTGCGCGAACACGTGGTCCACATCCACGTGAAGGACAGCCTGAACCCCGTCGCCGATGACATCGAGCCGGAGTACACCATGCCCGGCGAGGGCAAGGCGAAGGTGCGCGAGATCATCGCCGACGCGCTCGCCAACGGCTACCAGGGCTACATCGCCATCGAGCCGCACGTCGCCACGGTCTTCCACGCGCCGGATCCGACGCTGGTGGACTGGCAGCAGTGCTACGACTCCTATGTCGAGTACGGCCGCAAGATGCAGAAGTTGGTGGAGAGCCTCTGA